Proteins encoded within one genomic window of Humulus lupulus chromosome 1, drHumLupu1.1, whole genome shotgun sequence:
- the LOC133782549 gene encoding dimethylnonatriene synthase-like produces the protein MDFSFPFEALITVMALLSFLVMYSASKTLLKTKSSIISNSVPEPSGALPIIGHLHLLGGQLPVARILGAMADEYGPIYSLKLGQYRALVLSNWELVKESFTTNDRLFANRPNIAIGKYVLYDSAAFSVAPYGQYWRELRKLATLQLLSVHRIELLQHIRVKEIDSFIKGLLRYDDDSIVPLSELLEQLTFNINVRLIAGKRFSAEAFSEKSNEVHRFREAIKEGLHLAGVFVWSDVIPWLERFDFHGHVRSMKRTFKELDSVMGKWLEEHRRARANKNGDESSGGGGGGGDLMDVMLSNLTEDDAVLSGHSRDTVIKATSLILILTGTESTAVTLTWIISLLLNHPSVLKAAQEELDTHVGRQRWVQESDIPNLKFLQAIVKETLRLYPPGPITGPRESTQDCYIGGHYVPKGTRLIVNLWKLQRDPRMWSDPSKFLPERFMTTHAGLNFRDQNFEYIPFSAGRRSCPGVALGLAVVQLVLARILQGFELKSKDEFPVDMREGLGIALPKLTPLEARLAPRLPPQLYEPL, from the exons ATGGATTTCTCTTTTCCTTTCGAAGCATTAATCACAGTTATGGCTCTCTTAAGTTTCCTAGTTATGTATTCTGCTTCGAAAACATTGCTAAAGACGAAAAGTAGTATTATAAGCAATAGTGTCCCTGAACCCTCTGGGGCGTTGCCAATCATAGGTCACCTCCACCTTCTCGGCGGTCAACTTCCAGTAGCCAGAATCCTCGGCGCCATGGCCGACGAATACGGCCCAATCTACTCACTCAAGCTCGGCCAGTACCGGGCCCTAGTGCTGAGTAACTGGGAGCTAGTCAAGGAAAGCTTCACCACAAACGACAGACTCTTCGCTAACCGACCAAACATAGCAATAGGGAAGTACGTCCTGTACGATAGTGCTGCTTTTTCAGTCGCCCCTTACGGCCAGTACTGGCGCGAGCTTCGAAAGCTCGCTACCCTTCAGCTCCTCTCGGTGCATCGGATCGAGTTGCTGCAACACATCCGAGTCAAGGAAATCGACTCGTTCATCAAGGGTTTGCTTCGTTATGATGATGACAGTATTGTGCCTCTGTCCGAGCTGTTGGAGCAACTGACGTTCAATATAAACGTGAGGTTGATCGCCGGTAAGCGATTTTCGGCAGAAGCTTTCAGCGAAAAGTCGAACGAGGTGCATCGTTTCAGGGAAGCCATTAAAGAAGGTTTGCATCTAGCTGGGGTTTTCGTGTGGTCGGATGTGATCCCGTGGCTCGAGCGTTTCGACTTTCATGGTCACGTTAGGTCCATGAAACGGACTTTCAAGGAGCTTGACTCGGTGATGGGGAAGTGGCTCGAAGAACATCGTCGAGCTAGAGCTAACAAGAATGGTGATGAGtccagtggtggtggtggtggtggtggtgaccTCATGGACGTTATGTTGTCGAACCTCACTGAGGACGATGCGGTGTTGTCTGGTCATAGCCGCGATACTGTTATCAAAGCCACTTCTCTG attctCATCCTAACTGGGACAGAAAGCACAGCTGTTACACTAACATGGATAATCTCATTACTATTAAACCACCCAAGTGTTTTGAAGGCTGCCCAAGAAGAGTTGGATACTCATGTAGGAAGACAGAGATGGGTGCAAGAATCAGACATCCCCAATCTCAAATTTCTTCAAGCCATTGTCAAAGAAACTCTACGCTTGTACCCACCAGGCCCCATAACAGGCCCACGTGAGTCCACACAAGattgttatattggtggccactATGTCCCCAAAGGCACACGTTTGATTGTGAACTTGTGGAAACTACAACGGGACCCGCGCATGTGGTCAGACCCATCAAAGTTTCTTCCTGAAAGGTTCATGACTACTCATGCTGGCTTAAACTTTAGAGACCAGAATTTTGAGTATATTCCTTTCAGTGCTGGTCGAAGGTCGTGTCCTGGGGTGGCGCTTGGTTTGGCTGTGGTTCAACTAGTGCTGGCTCGAATTCTTCAGGGTTTTGAGTTGAAAAGCAAGGACGAGTTCCCTGTGGATATGCGTGAAGGCTTGGGCATTGCGTTGCCGAAACTTACTCCTCTTGAAGCTCGCTTGGCTCCTCGCCTTCCTCCACAGCTTTATGAACCTCTATGA